The Sesamum indicum cultivar Zhongzhi No. 13 linkage group LG9, S_indicum_v1.0, whole genome shotgun sequence genome segment TAATATGACTGAGCATTGCACATATGTCAGGGAAATATGTTACTGATCGTCCCATGAGAAAGCTCACATATGCCAAGTGAATACAAGTTAATTCAATCCAACCTTTGGTTTGGGAATAACTTTTGACCGAAGACTGGCAGAACGTTCTTCAAGCATTGCTTCAGAAAAGCCAGTTCCTGATGAGAACCACAAATTGtggaattacttaaaaattcaaaaacaactAGATAGATGAGTTTTAAAAACCATCAAGCAGCATTGATATGATTTCTGTTAGGCAGGTAGAAGATCCATGTAATGGCATCACAACTTAGACCAAGAAGTAGAACTTTACCAATTTTACATATGCTTTGGAATTCCTCTTTGTCACTATCATAACAAGCAAGGAGAAAGGCACCATAGACACCTAGAAACAAAATAACACTatgaaatttgagaatttcaCTGAAGAGAAAGTTTCCACCTTCAACAGATTTCAGTTGTTAAAGGCAAGAGATGACACCATTCTGTGTCATATAAACCATCTAATAGATAGTTGATGCCCGACTCCTATCAGAAAAAAGCTATACATTAACGTACCAGTGCGTTTCCCCCTGCCATGGAATGCAGCAATGGGGACTAAATCTAATGAATCACCAATACTGcagaacataaaaaaatattagcagcACTTCGAGATGAGCTTAGTATTTATTAGTTCAAAGCAGTTATGAGCTTAAGGGCTTACCTATCCATGTAatcctttttcaatttaagcCAGTTGTTAGACCGCTTCGAAGGCTCATAAGTAGCATCTTTCTTCAACGTTTTGATGATCAACCCCTCACAGCTGGAAGAATGCAAACATAAAAGAAGAGGGACGTCTTTATGGTTACTTGACAGCTTTggggaaagaaaaacaaatgctACTAAGTCCTCTAATGGTGCAGCTTGTAGTTAAAAAGCAACGCCAAATCAGAAAAACTGATACATGATTAAGTCTAGCTTACTGCATATATTTCTCCTGAGAATAgtggaaaaacaaaatacaacaatatcCGACAATTGATATACTAAACTTCCATAACCCTCTATGTTTAGTTAGATGCTAATCCACATTGGCTATAAGTACAAATGTCCATTTTACTTTCTAGAACATGACCAGATAAGCTAATGCCTTAAAATACAGTAACCAGAAAGCtgtataaattagaattaccTAGAATTAACAGCATCATCAAGAAACTTTTGTATTTCCTCCAGATCATTTGATGTGATAGCAGTGGCAAACTGGAGAAAACCATGCTCTTCTTGAAATGAGTTGTAAAGATGCTGCACAAATAGGAGGAAGGGGtaagtaaatattattatatgtccTAATAGACCCACTTAATGATAGACCAAACTTGCAACTGACAGAAAGTAAAAACAAACTTATGTTGCTCGCACTGAACTTATCATCTAGTTCATGAAAGACAACAACTGAATGTAAGAAAAGGTTGCTGTTTTGATTTTGGATATTAGTTAATGGATGGAAGCTAGATAAGAATGGGAGGATATCTGAGCAGAGTGCAGGAAATGATTGATTCGTAACCACCCACTTATAAAGTTCAATACTTGATGCAACAAAAGCAgcataagaaagaaattgtgAGCTTCAGCAAAAACCCAAGTTGTTACTTAAGGCTTTATTTGAGCAATATTATAAAGAAGCTTTATCAGCCACATGGAAACATCAAATACCATAAAATTTAGCTTCTTCTCAGCAAACATAACCAACAGTATACCAAATATATCCCTTGAAGATAGTTGTTTAGAAATGCATAGAAACATTAGGTAAATAAATACAAGGAAAAGTATATATGAAGTCTAACATAATTAAGGCACAAAAGACATAATACCTCTCTACGAACATTGAGTTGCTCCTGGAGGAGTTCTTGGCCATTAAGATAGAGGatgtcaaaagcataaatgCAAACGTTGACTTTGATTTCATTCATCAGAACATTTTTTCGAGCGCGTGTGCTAAGAACCTGAGCAAGACAACTTCGGTACTTAACTTGACTACAATAGTATGAATTAGCTATATCAAAATTGTCAACTGAATATGTTCTATTAGCAACAAAATATGCAcatcaatttgaaaaaagagaaagaaagacaTTAATCTGGTGcataaagaaaagcaaaagtgACACACAAACATGAGAAGTGCAAAAATAGGAGGGGCCTTGGAAATGCCAAAGGAGAAAGATAGAAACAATGATGCTAATAAGTAAAAACAAATGACGGTAAAAATCGCCAAATAGTTTACTGAGCTTAGTTTTACGCACTCTTCCAAGTTCTAACTCTATGAATACGTATTTGCAAAACATTCATTGCCAAATACCTGTTGACCTTCACAATTATGCCCGTTTTTGCAAAAAAGTATCATCCATTGTAGACCTTAACACATTGAAACTATGCTCCAATCTAAAATGATAACCTATGATGCTGTCCCAGTTTTAGAGAAGAATCAGAGCATAGCTTGGAGTTATCATAGAAAGGGAATGAACTGTATGTAAGTTGAAAGGGTTATAGAATGAAAACAGAACTAAGACAGTAATATTATGGGTGAAATAGTCTAGAAGGGACCAAAAAATTCTGGACAGCTGCCAGCATTATGCAGCAACAATCATGTTTTGAACCTTCTATCAATATTTCCTACACACATTTAAAATCTGCTAGCTGAAAAAGAAGGCCCAAAATTGCTAGTCAAATCTAGATAAGCAACGCATTTAGATACAGCAATTACAATCCCTGTTATGCAGTCAATAAATCTGTGACACGGCTCCAGAATTCTTTTGTTGTCATGAAAAGAGCGATCAAGAAACCATATTTTAAGTAAAGAATTTGTTGTCAAAAGATAATTCTAAATAGAAAACAAACTATCATAAGATTTTTCACCTGGAAAGGTTGGATTTTCTGTTTCTCACGGTCATATGCAACAAGTTCACAGTCAAGAACAAATGATGTGACAGAAGGCTTTTTTAATCTGCACTACGATGGTCAAAGTTAGTAACTACTCACAAAATAATCTCAGTATAAACACCTAAAAacattaaaaggaaaatgtcAACGAAGAGGAGAAATTTCTCAGGAAAATAGACTATGTAACATGGGAAAAAATTCTCACATAGGAGACCCCTTTACTCCTAAAGTAGCTTCTACATAATGTCTAGGAAGAGAGAATATTGCATCAGTATTTAGGCATAGAGCTCCACACAAACAGGATAAAAGTTACCAACTCCATAGGCATAAAAGTTAACATATATCCAATGTCACTAGAGTAGAAAGAGAGCAGAGGAAATTGATGGAGGAGAatatgaacaataattttagtGAATCAACTTATTCTTTGACGATTCTGGTTTAAAGTTTGTGTCCTTTCATATCCAACCAATTAGTTAGAAGTAAAAGTACAGCACAAGGACAACACCATTAATGTTCACTTTGAAACAAAGAAAGGAAACCATCTAAAGATTTCATCTCATCAGAATCAAGTCCTTAATTAGTAGAAACATTCCGGGAGATCATTTCTTTATGACATAAGCATTGTTATACTTTACAGATATCAGATGCTAGATATCTCACTCAAGGACTATTTAAGTTGTTGGAACTTCGAATATATTTGTCTGCTGAAAAGTTCATGGAATCATAAAAGGTATTTCCACAAGCTTTCTGGATTTGATGCTGCCAGAAAGTATGTCTATAACACAAGTGGATATTGGACATCATATTTTGATCCCAAAAAGATGAATTGTCCATTAGCCATTCCCTTAAATAAAGACTACCTTGTGACAGCAACAACAACATCTGGAAACTTTCCAGTATTCCTCTCTGCATTTCTACTGTATATCTCCACTGAGCCATTCTCCATAAAATGTATCTACATGGAAAGTTTGATAGTTATAGCATAAATGCCCTTTATTCCATGCCTCAAGGATTCagcatatttctttttaggtATTCTCACCTGAGCACGTTCTCCATCATACTTGTATTCACAGGTGAACTCCATATCTTGAAACTTCTCCACAATTTCAGACACCCCTTTGGTTGGTTTAGCTAACATGGGACCAACAGGAATCCCAGGTGAAAAGCTACATGTCTTTGGGAGATTCCACACACCGCCAGAAAGAAGAGCAGGAACTATTTTATCATAGACTGGAATTACAGAATAGACttgtttgacaatttttgCAGCCTAACAGACAAAAACGAATGTTAAAGGAGAAGAATAAATGCAATAATATAACTATTCTAATAATGGCATGGTATAAGCATACATAATGTGTTAGATACAAATGACAGTAATTAACAGGGAAAAGATAAACACGAGTCTGAAGGcctcaaatatcaaaatccaATAGACTATTCTAGTTTACAGAGTGTTTCGCCACTTTAACATAACCACGCgacaagaaaagacaaaagaagCTCGGACAAGATATCCAGTCAAGTCATGCAACATATGAAACTTTGTTCAAGCACTCGTTCAAATGCACTAAATTGGAGAAAAGGCAAGCTAAGAGTGGCTTGCTCAGTCTCTTGGTGGCTCTTGAAGCATATCTTTTCTATCTTGAACACAATTGTAGCAAGTACATAACGTTTACATTCTTTAGTTGGGATAGGAAGCACAAAGCAGATATCCAAACTGAAACATCTACTCAGCCGCTAACCATGTTAAAAAATCCCAGATTCGCAATGGTTGCGACCTAATAAATCTTGCAAATACGGaagttttcaattataaatcttCCAATTTCCTCATTAAATTCTCAATTAGCGATGACTATATCAAACTCTTAAAAGCTTTTAGCTCAGTACTTTATGATCACATTGAAAATCAGCATACATTGTATTGAAGATTACAAATTTCTAGCTCTATCAACTACTGAAATTTTTGATAGTGGACATCAGCCCAAAATGATTAAGCCAAAGTTGCCAGGTGGAGGCTAACCAAAATAAGCCAACCACACCATTCTCTGCTTGCAGCCACAAGACATCCATATTAAGTTCAGAGTCAATCAAGCGGATGATACGATGGATTGGTCCAAGTCTACTAACCAGGTCTGAGCTATTTCTTTTTGGTCACTACAACCAGCAGAAAATGCTTAATCCCATTTTTCTAAGTACGAAGGATCCAATCCCACCATTTTCCAACAACCAATGGTAAAAAGTTTGTAACTACTATTTGAAAATCCATTTAACGTAGCTGTATCAAACTATGATGTTTTACTAATTTACAAGTTATTTGCCAAGATCTGTCAGCAACTTTTAAATTGTAAACATAACCAAAGTTGTATGTCCAAGAATTCACTTCACATGCCAATCTCAGACAATTAATCTACTCTCCTGATGAAGCAAAGTCTGGTTGGCCACGGTAAACACATATGGCAGGTCCACATCAAAAGAGCAAAAGACGATTCAAACACAGACGAGCAGAGGGTAGGAAAGGCAATTGTCTTCCCACCCAATGGtgcatttttctattttatttttcaaataatttctttaccAGAACTTCTCTAACCACTCATATACGAGGTTTAATACAATCAACTAAGCATAAACTTGTTAAAGTATGTGCTATTTGGCATGAGGAATATAAGTCATCATATGAACACTGTAATGAACTGAAATAAAGTACTTAGAAGGATAAATATTTGACAGCAAAAGGTTGCAATCAGAAATTGTGTTTCTTCATCCACATTGGTAAAAAGAGTGAAATAGGAAGCACTAACTCATCCAGAAAGATGGTATTAAGATAATGTCTATTTTCTTCTACTACACCAATAAGTTATACACAGGCACATGCTCCATTATATTTCTTTCCTCTTCCACatcttttttatgttgataaatggatacattgaaaaaaaaaagaaatttttacaaaaagctataaattttgaattgttgaAACAAAATCTTAAGAAAAGAATCCAAGAAGGTGGCTAAAGCCTACAAGGAGGTGCTCAGATCTAGAACATAGCAACTTACTTCTTCTAGAGGATTATCAACCTTTGCAGGAGGGGATGAATGCTTCTCCGAGTATACAGCAGCATGCCCCAGTGCTGCCAAGAGGGTTTGTTCTGCCAAACCAATACGCAGCTTTGTCTGCATATATTGCTCAAACCAAGTTTATGATGTGTGGCATGAACCAAATGgaacatcaaataaataaattctgtTGACCTGGAGCAAACGAATCAAATATTGAGGTTCACAATCACTAGCTGCAACTAATAGTGCCTTTATgtgattcttctttttctcttgacTATCTTTGCCAGATTCCTGTGGAAATTCACACATTACCCATGACAAACTAAATGTCATAATTCCAAAGAGGAAATCCAATTGCTGCACTAAGATTTCACAAATGAGTACCTTAGCAATAAGACGAAATGTATCAAAAACTTTGGCAACAGTTAATGCTTCCGGTTTACGCATCAAAGGCTGTGATGAACGACTGGCTTTTGCTACAAGGCCTAAATCTCCAAGCTCCTATAATTAGGAAACATCAAATGATGAACTTCAGCACAAGTTCTGTAGGACCAATGTTGCAGCTCAGAAAGATACGAGAAGGTCCATCATAGTTAATGATGTCTAAGCATACAGAAATTGTATGAATGAAACAGATAACAGGAAGCACAAGTGATCACAAAAAATCCGTCTTCCAGAAGtacacacaaaataaaagatgttCAACTTATAAAAACATCAGCCAAAAGGATGCTACTACTGTAAATCTATCATATATCTTATGATTGTTCTAATACAAAAATGACCATCACTGTAATATAGCAACAGACTGTTTATTTCAAAAGCATGTTGCAGAGATAAAAGGATCTAATGTTGCGCTACAAGGGTAGAAGCACGCGTAGATTCAAAACACATCAATGTAACAGTTCCATTGCTCGTGCTATTACCACAGCTCCTTTCCTGTCTATCTTATGTTATCCGACCAAAAATTAGACTTGCTGTTTAGTACTTATTACCTAACTGTTTcatccaaataaaatattaggatCTGTGCACCAGCCATGAACATCCCTTGTCAGTACTCAGTTCATTACATTTAACTTTGCCAATGATCACATCCTAGTCATCCCTAATTTATTCCAGCTGATAACAGAgctgaagaaattaaaacaagtgGAAAAATTCATTATCTCAAAACCTGAAATTACTTCAAACTTCAGTCAGcacaaaatttattcaattattcacCTTGTATTGCTTCTTAACATGTGCTTCTTTAGTACCACAAGCCTCTGCAAGAGCTTTGATGATCGAAGCATCCCCGATACCAAGCTCCAAACCATCATGAGCTGATGCAATCCTATTTGCCAAAAGGTACACAACAGCCAATAAATCATCTGGTGTCGTCTCGATCACTGTCCTCAGCATATTACACACAATCTCCGTGATGGCAATCCTACCTGACTCCTTTGATATAGCATCAAGTGCCTTCACCACAAATATGAAAGGCAccctctctccctctccccaATAAGCTGCCTTCTTCACATTGAAATTTGCAGCCTTTTTCTTCAACTCCGCTAGACTCTCCTCCGGAGTGATTGACAGCCTGGGCTTCTTAGCCACCACCGGGCCATTATTCGGATCAGCACGTTTAGACCCAGTTTGTTTTGAAATCGAAtctttcagtttttttgtGCCTCCTGGCAGACGGGCTTCTTCAGCAGGGATGGTACTACGGGTGCCATCACTACTATTTTTCAATGAACTATCCACATGGGCATCACCAATTTGGTCTAAAGTCGAGTTTTTGGCGCTTTCTTGATCTTCTCCTGCGGCATTCTCAATTGGGTTGGAAACTTTATTTTGGGAATTATCTGTAGGGTTTAAATTAGGGGTTTGGGAAATTTCAACAGGGGATTTGCGTTTCCTGGGTGAGGAGTCCTGTGACTTTGGCGGTTGGGACTGAGAcgcgtttttctttttcttggacGCATTGGACATGAGAATATCAAAGGCCGAGGGCCGAGAGGTGGACATTGTTCTCAGGCTAGGGATTGAGCTTACGAAAAGAAACGAGGGTTTTAAAGAGAATGAAACAGAGGGAGAAAAGGGGAGTTTTCCGGCGAGATTAAGAGAGAGCGAGACGAGGACCGAGCGGTGGCTGCATGACCGGAGTGAAAACATCAACCGCACGGAGGAAACAGAAATGGCGCGAAAAATGTTGTGGGTTTCTTTTCCTGGAGCTGAAATGCTGTAATAGCCTTGCCTTGGAGGCCATGGATTCAACGCAGTAGATTGGGTCGGGTTTCGAACTTTGGACTCCGTTTTATTGGATCAAtgcaaatttcttgaaatttaattccTCTAACTTTACAAAATCAATTGGTTTAACTTACTAAATTGATGAGGTCCGCTTCTATTCTGATTATCTTTTTTagagatgaattattattatttgaagtaAATTGATTACGATTATTCATATCAAATAtcgatatttaattatttacacaatAAAACAACATTTCATGCATCAGTAGAGTTCAGACCCATGATCTTATGCAGTTGAGTTAGGCCTCGTTAGCATTTATATTgtgattgtaataaatatattttgtgtctaaatttataaaatatttaagtgtcaaattttattttagaaaaacttcaaaatgtTTAGGTAAAGCATTTGAATCCCGTAACATActtgtaacaaaaaatattttgattataaccTTTTTATTTAAGGTAGTGAGATTGCAAAAATAGTTAGGATACCAAAATTTAGTATATGAGCATGCAAGAGAGAATTTATAAAAGTCCTCGAATTGTACGATTGTACATGAATTATTGTTATAGAAATTACTGTACGATTATTGTGAGTTGATATATACTTGAATTTAAATCGAATTGGAACTAAAATGATACGATTCGAATAAATTCACGTGAAtctttaaaatgtattttatattaacgcTCTATGAGTATCTCATACCACTTTGGATACCCTGTCAACTTGAAGCACAATTCTCTAATGTGTCCAATTCATTTGCAATAATCTCAATATTGTAACCGTTTATCCACTGAACCTTGTCTTTTTGACATTAAAGTTTGCATACATTGCTCCATCATGTAGTAGAATTGCTTTAACTTCCCTCTTTCCAAGCCTCAAGAACATTGAGTGAGCTTTCCCAATGGATTGTAAATGACCAATTAGAAACACTTGGCTTCTCACCTGATCACAAGCATCCCCCAACCCCATCAAACTCAATTGATTAGATGCATTGAGATAGTTAACGCTTTACTAGCTCCACAAGAACATTGTGGCAAAGTTGTGAAATGAGCCAATTCATCCCACAACTTCTTGAGTTTCGTACAGTAACCAGATATTGTCATTTATCTTGAGTAAGAGATGTAATTTCCCTTTGAATTTCATATAACATAGGGTTCTTGCCCTCTCCAAATCTTGCTTCTAATTCTTGCCACAGATTTTGTGCTGAAGTAGCATACAAAAAGGCTTCAGCGATGTCTTTGGATATGGAATTAAGTAACCAGGAGACAACCATACAATCGACTTTTTCCCAGTGCTCTATTTCATCTTTACTTCCTAAAGGTTTTCCACAAGCGTCATCAATGAAACCAAGTTTTTGCTTGGCTCCTAGAGCCATTCTAACATACCGGCTACaaaaaaggtaattctttCAATCTAGAATGGCTAAAACTAGGTTCATTTCATAATGATTACCGCCATAAAGTTTTAGTCTCTCAAGTAAGACTAAAGTTTTCAGTTCTCCGGTTGAAGCCTCTCCACTTTCATTACTTTTTCCTGTCATATTGGTTTGGGTATTAATGTAGAAACcataaaaaggagaaagaaagaaatatttctaaatcagGAAGATTGTAGTATAAAAAAGAACACCATTATTCTGGTGGTTTTGGTACCATACTCAAAATCTACCAAGTATAAGAGAATAACATTGCAAAAACTTTTGTATTGCGTACCATTCAATAGggtaaacaatattttttaaaaaaattacactacCAGTACTTAAATAACCAACCTATCAACTAACTAATGGTTACTGGGATGAAAACTTACTCAACAATAGTTTaactaacaaacaaataaagtGTTAAGCTACTAATAAAGTCGTATTTTAATGAGACGTCTTATTTCACGTGAATTACAAGCTCTGTTGCTACAAACTCTGATTCTTGCTCTATTTGGTGATTGCACCAGCGTCCTTGGCTCCAACAATCTTGACaagaattatccaaacaaactCAAAGGATTTGTTACGaaagatttgaaatccataatttcaaatccttcaatccaaatgcaatttaaaagaatttgaaatccatcaatattcaataaaatatcattcaaatttagagttgaagaatttaaaattatcctaacaaattcaaataattcattacTCATGCTTTGATTTCAATCCATCGATCCGAAGTATTGCCTGAATTcgtgaaaataatttgttattaaaaattagaaattttacttGTAAGTATCCATCTAAATACAGCAGCGTATAACAGACCAAGCAAT includes the following:
- the LOC105170756 gene encoding DNA ligase 1, which translates into the protein MFSLRSCSHRSVLVSLSLNLAGKLPFSPSVSFSLKPSFLFVSSIPSLRTMSTSRPSAFDILMSNASKKKKNASQSQPPKSQDSSPRKRKSPVEISQTPNLNPTDNSQNKVSNPIENAAGEDQESAKNSTLDQIGDAHVDSSLKNSSDGTRSTIPAEEARLPGGTKKLKDSISKQTGSKRADPNNGPVVAKKPRLSITPEESLAELKKKAANFNVKKAAYWGEGERVPFIFVVKALDAISKESGRIAITEIVCNMLRTVIETTPDDLLAVVYLLANRIASAHDGLELGIGDASIIKALAEACGTKEAHVKKQYKELGDLGLVAKASRSSQPLMRKPEALTVAKVFDTFRLIAKESGKDSQEKKKNHIKALLVAASDCEPQYLIRLLQTKLRIGLAEQTLLAALGHAAVYSEKHSSPPAKVDNPLEEAAKIVKQVYSVIPVYDKIVPALLSGGVWNLPKTCSFSPGIPVGPMLAKPTKGVSEIVEKFQDMEFTCEYKYDGERAQIHFMENGSVEIYSRNAERNTGKFPDVVVAVTRLKKPSVTSFVLDCELVAYDREKQKIQPFQVLSTRARKNVLMNEIKVNVCIYAFDILYLNGQELLQEQLNVRREHLYNSFQEEHGFLQFATAITSNDLEEIQKFLDDAVNSSCEGLIIKTLKKDATYEPSKRSNNWLKLKKDYMDSIGDSLDLVPIAAFHGRGKRTGVYGAFLLACYDSDKEEFQSICKIGTGFSEAMLEERSASLRSKVIPKPKSYYRYSDTISPDVWFEPTEVWEVKAADLTISPVHRAAVGIVDPDKGISLRFPRLLRVREDKNPEEASSSDMVADMYNAQKHNNKDTKDENEED